The DNA window CGATCAGTAGAGGCTTGataacaataaatttttgtcCTCTGCATTGATGTAGTGTTTGAGTTCTGTTGGGTTTTTAAGCAGACCTCACAAAAATTTCTGACCACGATTCTGTTTTTCAAGGATTGGGCCAtgccccacctgtaaccttaactagAAATGGCACTGTACTGCCTGCACCAGGAATCACAATCATGCCTTCGTTTCAAAAGGTTATTATGGTTACCTGTTGTTATGATCACCTGTTGTCatacaaatggatggatctgTGTGTAGGAAATGCCAGTGCTGCATTGAAACAAGCATCCATTCACAGTAAGATAGTTATTTTTACCTCATGACCTTGTGCTCAAGACAAACCTATGGGCATCATCATCCCTTTGAGCTAGCTTGTGAATCATATTCGTCCTTGTACGTATCAAAACTCACACCAAACAGTAAGTTCTGGTTGCTTTTGTCCACCAGTTGAAGAAAACCTCCCACAAGTCCTTCTTTGTTTtgtgaggcaggatctcactatgtaaccctggctggcctagaacttactatgtagactaagTTAggttcaaactcacagaaatctgcctgcctctgcctccttagcgTTGTGgttaaaggtttgcaccacccAAAGTGGGGACATCTTAAAGAAGTACTATCTCACTCTGGATACCAGAGCTACTAAAACAAAAAACGCTCAGTGGTGAGGCCCTCATGTCTGACTCAGGCTTGGAATCAGCCTTCTGCTACTCTGAGACTGGTGAGAGCTGAGACCTCTTTTCAAGCTCCTCTGGCCTCTAGTTTCTCCCATCTACTGCCTCTTTCCTGTGAATGGCCCCACACCATACTCTCCCATCCATTTGCCCCTTTCCTTCAGACTTCCTGCCAGTCTGTAGCTTGGGACCTGATCAGTGGGCCTGGGAATTAGAATCCCTTCCCCAGGAATCTCATATTGAAAGGAGAAAAAGGCTGAAGTCTGGTGCCAGCCAGTGAGGGAGCCCCTTCTCAGTCTCCCCAAAGGGATTCCACATGGTTCTGACAGCTCTTCCATTCACTTCTCAGGGAAGACTGGAACAAAGACAATGATAGGTCGGACCACTTGACGACCAGAATTGCCTAATTATGACGTCTGCTTGAATTTACCCTTCCTgagccagagaaatggctcagctggttaaaggcacttgctgccaaattTTATGATTTGAATTTGATTCTTGGTACCCtcatgatggaaggaaagaactgacttcaacaagttgtgctctgacctcaatgctatcacacacacacacacacacacacacacacacacacacacacactaactccTCACGTCAGGACACTGAAGACTGAGTTGGGGGTGGGCTCTggatctctttcttcctctttccaatATGGTCACACTGAATACAtctccttttcccccttttcaCTATAGATGTAGCTCTTTTAATTATCTCATTGAGGCTGAGCCTGGCTTGTTAAAGCAGTCAAAGTCCGGTAACAAAATTACTTCTCTGTTAGAATAGcagaaacaaaactaaaccaaaccaaaacaaacaaaaaaaaaaaccctcctctAGTCAAGAAAATagaatctattcttttttttttttgggggggggggagatggtGGAGACCTATGGTAGCAGTCAGATGGGTCAATCACCTTACCAAAGGACCAGCCCCAGGAAGGAGAGACCACTCCCAGGAAGGCAGACCCAACCAAAACTATGTTAAGGAGAAGGGCAGAATAATTATCCCTCTAATGAGAGTCTGCACTTTGGTTTACAAGCTGCTTTGAGTTCTGGGAGATTCCTTGCACCTGTCACCCTTTTGGCGTCAAAAAGTtcaacttttccttttttctgtatctttctttCAGATGCTAACCTGAACTTAAATATCCCCTCTTCTGCTATTTTGGACCTCCTTATTCTTGTTCTAAAAGCCTCTCTGCAACAGCAGGCTTTTCCGTGCATGCCCCAGTTCCCAAAATAATGACTGAGGCTTGATTATTTACTAATAAATGCCCAGGCCATATGCTTTGGCTCATTCCCTGACTGGCTTATAACTTATTTTACAGATTTATTCTATTCTATGTGTGCCACATGGTTGGTTACCTCTCCTCAGTTTCATGTGTGGGTGAATCTCACATCTGAACTCTATCCCAGAGTTCATCTCTCTGTGCTGGAACgcccacctcctatttcctgcctcagctaataggccattagctttttattgacaggtgattcTTCCATACAGTACACAGAGATTTTCTCTACACCTCCTCCCCGTCATGGCCTGTTGCTATGTCGTGGATTTCCACGGTTGTTAAACTGAAATGGCACGGGCTTTTTTCATCTTCCATTTCCCTCCTCTTGGCAGCTTCTGAAATTTACAGATCTTTTGCCatgggctgttttgttttgttttgttttcttcaaatttcagtttatttactttacatccctagggtgccccatccctcttctccataCAGTCTCCCCCCAttcctctcttcccatttcccttctccctctccccccagaaaaggggagtccctcttcccccatatcaaccttcctcagcacatcaagtcacatcaggactgagcatatcctcatcccctgaggccaggcagagcagcccTGCCAGTGgggagtgatccaaaagcaggcaatagagtccatgtcagaaacagccctccccccccccccactccacctgccaggtgccccatatgaagaccaagctgcccattggccacatgtgtgcagagttttttttcttttaaactataaTAAGATTCTCCTCTAGCTTCCATTTGagtccttttttaaaattctttgattAATGAGACTAAGAGCCTGGGAGGGGACACAAAGCTGAGGGACCAAAGTTTTGTTACTTCCCAATATTTAgtaacattaaattttatttgactGAATCTGCTTCAAAGAACTGATGATCACCTTataatctacacacacacacacacacacacacacacacacacacagagaaccacCATTCATCTGCATTCTATGAAATTAGAGAAAAACAAGTTACTAGGCATTCTAATTTagtataattattaataaataatatgtttatattaaataaattaatttaattgtCCATTTGTGTCAACTAGTTAGACCAACTATTTTAAGAGCTGGTATCCTCTAAGAGATTGGCCcagactggaaagatggttcagtgggtaaaagcatttgctaTCAAGTCTGACAACTtaaatttgattcccaggatccacatggcagaaggagaggactgactcctgcaagttgccctctgacctcaagATGAATGCTACAGcacctctctctcttgctctctagaaaaaaacaataaaaaataagtctttaaaaaacgatatttccatgtatgtggacctatctgcattgcccacgtggcacgcctgggttggctacccagaggctatttaagctgtgggctggctttccccagggtccgaggattgttcaaggttcctgaataaactgcattgaaaaaaaaatatttcttgcgTAATCCCATTAAGATTTCTGGGAAGACCATGGAATCATTACTTGGGCAAAAACTTTCTTCTAATTAATCCTCAGGGGACTGAGTTTGCTCTGTGTGCTGCCTCCCCCAATCAGcactctcctcctcttctattctGGACCCTGTTTTCCATTACAGACCTACCTGTTCAGCTGATTAAGAATTCGTATCTATGTTTCATCATTAGCTAAATCCAAAACTTATTTCTGATGAGATACACTATTTGGTCTAAACAAAAGTGAAAATGGGCTAATTTTTATAGAATGAAGTACCTTACAGTAGCTTCCCAAAGTGCATTAACAGTTAGTATAAGAAGTTGACTTATGGGTGGGGGGAGAtcgggaactagaaaagactgtcttgagtgaggtctcccagaaacagaaagacacgaatggtatatactcactcataagtggatattagacatataatataggataatcatacgaaaatctgtacacctaaagaagctaagcaagaaggaggaccctgggtaagatgatcaatcctcattcagaaaggcaaaagggatagacataggaagagggagaaaatagggaacaggacaggaggctaccacaaaaggcccctgaaagactgtaccctggagagtaccaaagcagatgctgagacccatagccaaactttgggcagagtgtaggaatattatgaaagaaggaggagatagaaagacctggacaggagctccacaaggagggcaacagaatcaaaaaatctgggcccaggagtctcttctgagactgatactccaaccaaggaccatgcatggagataacctaggacccccgCACACATGTGgctcatagcagctcagtgtccaggtagGTTCCctaggggcagccttaccaggccacagaggaagacaatacagtcagtcctaatgagacctgataggctagggtcagatggaaggggaggaggacctcccctatcagtggactgggagaggggcatgggaggagaaaagggaggatgggtgggactgggaagggacaaggaagggggttaaagctgggatacaaagtgaataaattgtaataaaataacaaacaaaagaagaatttGAATTGACTTAGGGCCTGGGGAGAcagctccatggttaagagccttggctgctcctgcagaggacctgggttcaatcatCAGCACTCACACTGTAGCTTAcaatcagctgtaactccagtcccaggagatctgatgccctctttttgcCTCttcgggcaccaggcatgcacatggagcacacacagacatgcaggtgaaacactcacacacatgaaataaaaaaagcaaatatacctttaaaaaaaaaggatttgaaTTGGATATATGATTTGTTTTTTTACGCACTGTTAGAAAACTAACAGGTGGCAAGAACCACTGGAAAGCAAAAGAATCCGTGCTCTTGGGATTTTTATTTAGTAGCAGCTAAATGTTTAACTCCATTAGAATCATGAGTGTTGGGCTCTATCTGTGCCCTACTTTAAATTGCTTCACATTGTATgaaacaggggtctttccagtgTGCATTGTCCTAGGAGACTCCATTTTACATGTAGCTTTTGATTCCATTGTGAGGTAGAAAGATGGCTGGAGCCTCTGAGCCATCCGTCAGGCCTCATCCATCCAGCACAGACTGGTGACTGACGTGTTCCTAGGGTTAGAAAGGGAGCCATTCTGTAAGTTCATTGGAGAGAAATGGGGGTGTGGGAACACATGGCTATATTACAATCATATCAGAATCTTAGGCCGAAGGAGTTATCAAACACACCAGATGATACCAACCTATCATCTGGTGAGTGCGACAGGGATCAGGCAACTCCACCACCGATGTCCCAGAAGCCTCCCTTGGTTCGGCACCCTGCTGCTGCTGAGGCCTGCTTGAACTGTCTGCCAATCCTCCTGTTTGCCTGTCTGGACCTGGACCTGACCCTCTGTTCCCTGCTCCTGACATGTTTCCTGCAGTGGCCAGGTTTGGTGTTTGGCCTCAAGCTGAGCTCCGCAGCTCCTCCCTCAAACCTGACTCCAGCAGCTCCAGCAGCCCCCTCGCAGCACTGGTCTGGTTCATTATCTTATCGATACAGACTCCATGCCCGCTTCTGAAATCCCATGAACGCTCAGCCTCTCTACGTTGTATTTGTTCTGCAACCCATAGATATGCATGTTGCTCTAGATAGATTTACTGTGCACTATGGTCTGTGTGATATGAGAGTTAATAATAGTAATTACTATTGGAATTTTAAAAGgatgaacataaataaataaatatatatatacatatatatattcttttgaaACATGGTCTTATTACACAGCTCTGGTTGGCATGGAATTCCCTATGTAGACTagggctatccttgaactcacagaggtctacccCGGTCTGTCTCCAGGTTCTGGGAAGTGCCTCTACCTCACTCCACTGTTGCCTTTTGTCTTTAGTCTTCTGTCACTGTACATACAAATATAACACATACTCTAACATAAAAACAAGTTAAGGTTCTTGGATATCTTAGCCCTTGGTCTCTTCACGGAAAACCAAAGTCCATCGGGAGGGAAGGCCCTGTCAGTTAACTACTGGTGCAGACAGACAGTAGTCTCACGGGAGATACGGAGGTCCTCGGGCTTTGTCGTTAACCACCGTGTGATAAGATCTATTACACATGCACCTCCAGCTTGTGAAAGGGAACATTCACTAGTGTGGGAGCCTCAACGGCCATCAGCAATCAGGAAGGCAGTAGAGAGGGCATGAGGTTGACGCGTGCTTATCTTTACAACAATATGCTTCGCGTACATCAGCTTTCCTGAGAAAAGTCTTTGCACAAAGAATGGCCGAATCTGGAATCAAATGTACCCCGTGTCTCCAAAATTGGCAATATCACAATAACCCGTACATGGCCTTTTAAAACATGAACTTGTTAATTTAAGTATATATaagtgaattaataaaaattactgTTACTTGTTGTGAGCTATCGCCTATATGAGatgaaattaaagaaattaaaaagaacgtacatacatacatacatatattttgaatgtgtatgtgtgtttgtctggaTGTGATGTGTACTTGTGAATACAATTTCAAAAGGGAGAGGGCATTAGTTCCTGTGAAGCTAGACTCACAGACtattgtgagctacctgatgccgtgctgggaaccaaacttagatgtttggaagagcagtgtgtctttctactttaaATTTAAGGAAAGCACGCACGTTTCCCAAAATAATTCAAAACcgacattttaataaataataaattaattaacaaaacCCCTGAGAACAGAAGCCTGTGCTCCTTTAAATGTACTCCTTGGCACTTAGGATGAAGTACTCAGTGCTTTGCTCAGCAGACACAATATTCTGGGTTCTACTTTCAGCACCATAAGACAATTCTCATTAATAACTTTAACATGCTTTCATTATGTAACATGGAGTCAGACACATGTTGCATGATTTTCTTTGCCTTTAATTCTGGACGAGCTGAGAGGTCTACCTTTAGGTTGAGTTCCTCAACAATGTAGGGCTGATTAGGAGCCAGGGACCAAGCACTTGTCACAACATGAGGTCTTCTGAATGGATAGGAAGCTGAGCCAACCCCAAGTGTGGAGGCACATGCCAgcaatcccagccctcgggaagccaaggccaacctgagctacagaaCAAGTCAgtgtctcacaaaaccaaaatgattgagagagaaagagagagccgtAAAATAGAGAACGCAGTCAGTGACAACATTGACATGGGGTTTATGCGTTCGTGTATATTCTTGGATTTATTATCCATATTTGACTGAGCTGGCAGGTGACATGTTGACTCAATGCACATCAGTATTTACTCATAAAGAtggcaaataaaaataactatgtCAGGGGGGTCAGGGGAGTTTATCGAAATGTGGTTCTGGTAAGTTGAAATTGCTACCGATGAGGTTTAGTGTCACAGAATTTGGGCATGAACCTGTTAGAATTTGGGCAAATGAACACAGTGCTCAGCTCCTGAAGATTCTAGAACACGATTCTTGTGCTTTTTTTGTATCTCTCTATCACTCTCCTCATGGAGCCTTGCACTTCCTTGTTCCGAAGGCTGTAGATGAACGGGTTCAGTGCGGGGCCAATGACCGCGTAGAACACAGAGATCAGTTTGTCTCCCTCAGTGGAGTAAAGGGACTTGGGCCTCAAGTACCTGATCAGCCCCGTCCCATAATAGATGGTCACCACGGCCAAGTGTGAAGCACATGTTGAAAAGGCCTtttttctgccctcaactgagtCTATTCTTACCACAGCCACCAGGATGCGCAGGTAGGAGAGAACAATCAGGAGGAAGGGGAATAGCACTGTGCCAGCCCCTCCAATGGCCATCATGGCCTCCTGCAGAGACGTGTCTGCGCAGAAGAGGTGCAGAAGGATGGGCAGCTCACAGAAGAGATAATCAACAATGTAAGGACTGCAGAATGGGAGCATTATGAAGTAGAGAGGTACAACCGAGGCACAAAAGCCTGTGACCCAGACCGACATTGCCAGAACTAGACAGACAGTCCAGCTCATGATGAGAAGGTACCTCAGTGGATAGCAGATGGCCACGTAGCGGTCTATGGCCATCACTGCAAGGAGAAAGCACTCGGTTGACTCCAAGAACAGGGTGAGGTAGGTCTGAGCCAGGCAGAATGGGTAAGAGATGACCTTCCTGCTTGCAAGAAAATTGAAGAGCATCTTTGGAGCCACAGTTGTGCTGAAGAATCCATTGAGGAAAGCCaggtggcagagaaagaaatacatGGGTGTGTGCAGAGAGGAGTCTAGAGCCACTAATGCGATGACAGCTGTGTTCCCAAAACAGTTTGCTAGGTAGATCAGAGAGAAGACCAGGAAGAGCGGAACCTCAGTCTGGGGGTGATCAGAAAACCCGACAAGGATCAGCTCAAAGATGATGCTGGAATTCTGGGGTCTCATGGCTGCCACTGAGCCATGCCTGTCCAAATGAGAAGACATCAAAGAACCCCACATGAGCATTCTTAGGTCACATCAGCCCCCCTTCACATTGCTTTAATGCGGACGGTATCACGTATCCTAATTTTAAATGATGGTCTCTCCAAGAGACCTTTTCTCATCACACTCCTAACCATGAGTGACTATTTTTGGCAAATTATAACCCGATCTCATAGTTTCACAGAGATAACTTTACCATCATTATATCATGTCATCCAGACTACAGAGCCCTCCTCTGTGTTTTGTGAACTGTGTGTTTTAATTATCTGTCTCTTAAACATGAGCTGTCACTCCAGTGAGGTAGGATGACTTGTCTGACTGACATCACGagtaaaaacatgaaaattgaaaataattcCACTCTCCTTCAACAAGGCTGGTAACTGATTTTACAGAGTTCGTTTAGCCAAACAAAGAGCTTAACATTCCCAGGCCCTACAGGAAATAAGACTATTGGTCTCTCCAGGTGGGATGGGACAGGTAGTATTTAAATTGCCTAAGTTGGTATTAGCAAAAACAATACAACTAACTCACCTTGACTTCTGGCACCCAGATTTCTAGTCAGGGTCCCAGAGAGCAGAATTGTTTCAAAGCCAGgattttcttactatttttaagTCTGCATGGAGTGCAACGTGTTTCACCAGGGATTTTCACACACACTTTTATTCATCTCCCTTGCTCACTCCCCACCCTCTCACTCCCTGTATCCTCACTGGTCTTCCTTCTCCCCAATAGTTCTCCTTTTGCCCTATCACATGCATTCCATTACCCTCTCTTTTGCTCTGGCTGCTTGAAGATTCCCTGCTGCATTCCGTGGTCCCCTCTCTGGTTTCATAACTACATCCATATATTACATAGAAATTTAGATCAAAGGTCTGTATATGCAAGAAAGCATGTGGCATTTTCCTTTCAGTGAAATAGTCTTTACAGGATCATACCCCCCAAATACACACTAGAAGCCTACACTTCTTTAAAGAAATTCTGAATTAAATTTTTGAATGCAGGTCTAGGCTCAATAACACGTAGAACATCACACAACGCAGATGCAGGTACTAGCTTTTGTTGGCATAGTAACACAAcgataaacaaagcaaaatgatgCTTCGAGGATATTTTCCACCTAGAGGTCTGTCAGTCATGAGGTGCAGAACCCAGTCTTCACTCAGTTTCATCCTTCCAGCCGTAGCGCACTCCTCCTCCGCTAACTCACACTGGCAGTGTCTCTTCTTTGTCCTGTCGAGTTTCTCTGTTCGCCCACTTCCTTGATTAATTCCACACAGAAagcttttctagatttttttcaaaACCTACTCTCTCctcattgattttcttttctttttgaacagTTTTTATCAGTATATCATTCAGCGAGTAGACTGTATAACACAGcaataatgagagagagagagagagagagagagagagagagagagagagaaagagagagagagagagaggaacacccTCTGAATGAGGGAGGAAATGAGTttggcagacagaggcagttgACATACCTGCCCATCCTCCTGACACTGGGAAACCCTTCAGCCTGTGTTGGGTATTGGTGAGttataaatggattttttttttctgaaaaagacCAGTTCCTCAGCTCCAGCGATAAAGGAGGCAGCATCAGGAGCCCAACCATTTGCCAGCATAAAAGCACGGGCACTGTAACACAGCCAGGACCTCCTCTCTGCACCGTATGCTGCTCAGCTGCTAACACAGACACACCAGTCTCGATCCCCGAGCTCTCACGATTTTATCACCATAGTTATCCACGTTCTCCTTGTTCATTTACATACTCAACTTCATGTTTACAGGATTTTCCCgagatgaaagaaaataaaagctggtGTCTAGACATAAGTCCGGACTGGAGACTTCCCTGAGTTTTGTAAAAACCCATTAAACACAGCAAAGTTTTAGGCGAATCCCAAGGGGTCCAGTTAACTTCAcgcatggaaaaaaaattaattattttcccACTTACTGTCAGTGTCAAATAGTTCATTAATGCAACTTATTCGTGGTGACACAATGAAAATGCATTTCTTCTGGGAGAAAAACATCTCAACTTGGAAGCTTTGGCGTAAAACAACTGAAAGCAGTGTGTTCGCGACACACCGTTTGcttatttacatttttgtttttattataatcaCTCAGTTGTGTGTATTGCAGGGAAGCTGCGTATTTCACTGGGATCCGCCCAGACATGCACGCACTATGCTGTGAACACACACGTCCCCTCctgccctctttctcctcccttcgtCCTTTCATCCCTCTGCTCTCCTTCCATTACTAAATTGTCCATCAATTTTCAGTgattccacatatgagagaaGACATGTAATGCTTCCCCCGTCCCCAAGTCTAGCTCACTTCACTCAAGGCAAAAACTTCAGTTACATCAAAATTTGTACATTTGATATGATTTGGTTCCTTACAGGTGAATGCTCCATAGAATATACAGACCTCGTGTCATTATCCAGTCATCTGTTGATAGGCTTCTACCCTATTGTGAGTACTACTGCGATAAACCTGTGCCTTCGTGCCTGCAGATATGTCCCCAGGAGAGCTATGGTCCTATGGTCATTTTATCTTCAGTGTTTGGAGGAACCTATCCCTTCCTGTTTACTGTAGCGGCTGCAGTTTCTTCTACCTCATGGACTCTTGTGTTTGGCCACGTCCTCGTATCCAAGAGGTCCTGAGGGTGGCGGCCATGCTCgttactttctttctttaaaatcctatctattttagtattttcatggttatttgtggtgtgtgtgctgcatgtatgtacgtgcctgaggaggacagagggagggcatcagatcccttgggactggagttacacgaggttgtgagctgcctgatgtgggaaACCAGATGTGCCGGAAGCCAAGCAGGGAGCACCTGGAAGAGTGTCTCAGGCTGAGCAGCTCTCCAGCCTGCGCTCTCCATTGATGTTTGAGGGTACTCTTTCCTGACCTTTCCCTCCTTCTGCTGCTTGGTCTCAGCTACTAGCAGTGTTTGCCATTCTATTTTATTTAGCTCATTGAGCCTTCCGACCTtcctgtttatttaattttcccatatctctatttttttctgaagttttGGTCACAGTGCTGACATCTTCACCCATGGTAGTGATGTCTTCATCCGTGTTATGGCTTTTTCATGCATTTCTAACTCTCTTCTCTAGATCCTGAACTGATTTCATtatttcacttttctcttttctttgtatcTTCTTTGGAATAACTGGCTAGTTTTCCATATTCATGTAACTTTTGTAATCTTCACCTGACATTTTACGCACTTCAGTAATGGAGGAGTTAAGATCTTTTTGAGGaattgtgttttcttgtttttgtttgtttgtttcttgttttcctgtGTGATGATCTGCATATTGTTGGCTTGGTTATTTCCAGGTTTTGAGTACTTTCTTATCAAGGAGTCTCCTCTTAAGGACTCAACTCCCGGCACCAACCAGAGAGGAGAAATCAAACTACTGTAACAGTAACACTATTAACCTgaacaatatataaaaatacacttACAATTAATTACATCCCGGTAACCCATTACCAATAACTATAAAACTCAAATGGTAAGCAATGAATGAAAATTGTGCTATGACATTAAAAGTTGTTTTGTGTAAATGCAGAAGTGGGTACACGAATAAGATCTGGCGAGTGGAGAAAGCacagaaggaagaaagtaaagggcagaggcaggtgggtgccttgaaggaaggagagaataaacagcaagaattaaaaatcaacaaaaccctcaataacaaaacaaggacattaagAAAGTTAGATAAATGTAAGGAAGAGaataaacactaaaaaaaatacaaatataaataaaatctatcTTTTAAAGATTAGTCTGGGGCCAGTAAGATTGCTGAGCAGACCAATGTACTTTCTGCCAAGCCTTATGCTTAATTCCTGGGATCCacaagtggaaagagaaaactggcttccacatacatactattacatacacacacacacacacacacacacacacattacaatcTACTattataatgtatatgtatatccatgtacatgtatatatacatatatgtataatgtaatggtatgtatacacacacacacacacatattcccaAGACacaataaataattgtaaaacaattagaaataagataaaataaatattctacCAGAAGAATGGCTGTGTGTGGACATCCATAGCCAATATGCCTCTCAGTGGTGTAAGACTGAAAACCTTTCCCATTAGGATCAGAAGCAGAACAAGActccaaatagaaacaaatttgGAATATTTATTATCAGCCTACTATAATGAGACTCCGAATTAGctgtttttcttgttgctttAATCTGAAGAGaggaaaacacctgacaaaagccACTTGAGGGCAGAGGGCTTAAAGTGGTGTCATCCGTCACGGTGGACAGAGAACAGCCATGGGAACACTATGGGGCTGTTCATACTGCATCCCAACCAGGAAACAGCAAGCAGACAGGAAGTGGGTCATCTGGACTATCAAGCTTCCTGGCCTGCCCCCAGTCACCCATTTCTTCCAGCAAAGCTCTATCTCCTCCGTGTTCCACAACAACTCCCTAGGATCCCTTAAGATATCTGTCTTATTTagg is part of the Meriones unguiculatus strain TT.TT164.6M chromosome 11, Bangor_MerUng_6.1, whole genome shotgun sequence genome and encodes:
- the LOC110552156 gene encoding olfactory receptor 2A12-like, which encodes MLMWGSLMSSHLDRHGSVAAMRPQNSSIIFELILVGFSDHPQTEVPLFLVFSLIYLANCFGNTAVIALVALDSSLHTPMYFFLCHLAFLNGFFSTTVAPKMLFNFLASRKVISYPFCLAQTYLTLFLESTECFLLAVMAIDRYVAICYPLRYLLIMSWTVCLVLAMSVWVTGFCASVVPLYFIMLPFCSPYIVDYLFCELPILLHLFCADTSLQEAMMAIGGAGTVLFPFLLIVLSYLRILVAVVRIDSVEGRKKAFSTCASHLAVVTIYYGTGLIRYLRPKSLYSTEGDKLISVFYAVIGPALNPFIYSLRNKEVQGSMRRVIERYKKSTRIVF